One segment of Fervidobacterium sp. DNA contains the following:
- a CDS encoding tetratricopeptide repeat protein produces MIIRLILGSQKDFCIDIDEETPMFVILRDVFYSGDWRNMKKDVEEMPELVKKIEDLEKLEEKFVSLNEIIYEPIVWTEIIEFLEKYNLTPESLLHATADGLYELAIEYADKNQTEVAKDILKFAMKLDKNYAPAFEFYGSLLLEDGDIDGAIKYLNRSIELDPWLIQSYSMIGEAYYNIGNYEKAIEYWEREIKLSPTNTFTYFMISDAYTKIGKISKAIDILEKFRESSENSIIALFELAELYRKSGNEDKAKEYETLIMEMDPQKDPNGIEIWAKVHLKKGNYEKVISVIENVINSNPEAKHLNLVLAVAYVKTNQIDKARRVVDELRDDNFWYLYGKREFFDELLTSSEKELCGIK; encoded by the coding sequence ATGATTATTCGACTCATCTTGGGCTCACAAAAAGATTTTTGCATTGATATCGATGAAGAAACGCCTATGTTTGTTATTTTAAGAGATGTGTTTTATTCTGGAGATTGGAGGAATATGAAAAAAGATGTTGAGGAAATGCCGGAATTGGTTAAAAAAATAGAGGATCTTGAAAAACTAGAAGAGAAGTTTGTTTCGTTGAACGAAATAATTTATGAACCCATCGTTTGGACAGAGATAATTGAATTTCTTGAAAAATATAATTTAACACCCGAAAGCCTTCTTCATGCAACTGCAGATGGTTTATACGAATTGGCGATTGAATATGCAGACAAAAACCAAACTGAAGTTGCAAAGGATATTTTGAAATTTGCCATGAAATTAGACAAAAATTATGCCCCAGCCTTTGAATTCTATGGTTCGTTGCTATTGGAAGACGGTGATATCGATGGGGCTATTAAGTATCTTAATAGATCTATTGAATTGGATCCATGGTTGATTCAGTCATATTCAATGATAGGAGAAGCTTATTATAATATTGGAAATTATGAGAAAGCCATAGAATATTGGGAAAGAGAAATTAAATTGTCACCAACAAACACATTCACTTATTTTATGATATCCGATGCGTACACAAAGATAGGAAAGATATCAAAAGCAATAGATATACTGGAAAAGTTTAGAGAAAGTTCAGAAAACAGTATAATTGCTCTATTTGAACTCGCAGAACTATATAGAAAATCAGGAAATGAAGATAAGGCTAAGGAATACGAGACTTTAATTATGGAAATGGATCCACAAAAGGATCCAAATGGAATTGAAATATGGGCTAAGGTCCATCTAAAGAAGGGAAATTATGAAAAGGTTATATCAGTTATAGAAAATGTAATCAATTCTAACCCAGAAGCCAAACATCTCAATTTAGTTTTAGCTGTTGCTTACGTTAAGACCAATCAAATAGATAAAGCAAGAAGAGTAGTCGACGAGCTTAGGGACGATAATTTCTGGTATTTGTATGGTAAGAGGGAATTTTTTGATGAGCTTCTGACAAGTAGTGAGAAGGAGCTGTGTGGAATAAAATGA
- a CDS encoding prepilin peptidase has protein sequence MWNKMRHFIFFIFGLIFGSFANVLIYRPIAGLKLNEPRFSICPICRNKINWYDNVPVFSYIMLKGRCRYCGSKISLRYPIVELSFAVVFLLNSFLLPLDKAIAMNLIFLVSVPAFMIDLKMMLLPDYTWVLVSFAAVYINLRYYREFLILDILGAVVTILILLLLRVRYKEGIGEGDILLLPAFTFGCGIFYMPVLLFLSSFGGIVFSLINKKRVIPFGPFIIFFGYLLMMLRYLNINIFML, from the coding sequence GTGTGGAATAAAATGAGACACTTTATATTCTTCATTTTTGGACTGATATTTGGCAGTTTTGCAAATGTTTTGATATACCGACCAATTGCGGGGCTCAAGTTGAATGAGCCCCGTTTTTCAATATGTCCTATATGTCGTAACAAGATAAACTGGTATGATAACGTACCAGTTTTTAGTTACATAATGTTAAAAGGAAGGTGCAGGTATTGCGGTTCAAAGATAAGCCTTAGATACCCTATTGTAGAATTATCTTTTGCTGTAGTTTTTTTATTAAATTCTTTTTTGCTTCCGCTGGACAAAGCCATAGCAATGAACTTGATCTTTCTTGTTTCTGTCCCAGCCTTTATGATCGATTTAAAGATGATGCTCCTACCAGATTACACATGGGTTTTGGTTTCTTTCGCAGCAGTTTACATTAATCTGAGATATTATAGAGAATTTCTCATTCTTGACATTCTTGGAGCAGTAGTAACTATACTTATACTCTTGCTTTTGAGAGTAAGATATAAGGAAGGAATAGGAGAGGGGGATATTCTTCTACTACCTGCTTTTACGTTTGGGTGTGGTATTTTTTATATGCCCGTGTTGCTTTTCTTATCTTCGTTTGGTGGCATAGTATTTTCGTTGATTAACAAAAAACGGGTCATACCTTTTGGACCTTTTATTATTTTCTTTGGATATTTGCTGATGATGTTAAGGTATTTGAATATTAACATCTT
- a CDS encoding Do family serine endopeptidase, whose protein sequence is MKLFKYLSLSVFLLVSALSFGLVNADYQSPVVNVVKVAAPAVVKIDVVAQTEVYIDPFIREFYKQFFGDIPRQFEESDSVGSGFIISKEGYIVTNYHVVKGAKKITVTMLSGDVYEAQYIGGDEELDIAVVKINAKKDLPVVELGDSDKIQIGEWAIAIGNPLGFQHTVTVGVISAVGRKIPKPDGSGYYTNLLQTDAAINPGNSGGPLLNIYGQVIGINTAIINPSQAMNIGFAIPINTAKRFINQIIATGKVEKAYLGVYVQTVTDSLAKSLGLKVNKGAYVAQVEKGSPADKAGIKEGDVIVRLNGIYVEAAEELTSLVRNYTPNTKVKVTINRSGKEITLDVTLGTLSTQTSTSSSAKEFFNLRVSNITADDRTTYKIPAGVDGVIVKESRNSYIKVGAVIWRISINGYAYDIKDVSSWNKVVENVNKGDYVGIFYYYNGVRSVFSFRY, encoded by the coding sequence ATGAAACTTTTCAAATATCTTTCGTTAAGTGTGTTTCTTTTGGTCTCTGCGCTTTCTTTTGGTCTTGTGAATGCTGATTATCAAAGTCCTGTCGTCAACGTAGTAAAAGTGGCAGCACCAGCTGTTGTTAAAATTGATGTTGTGGCTCAGACGGAAGTATATATAGATCCATTCATAAGAGAGTTCTACAAGCAATTTTTTGGTGATATTCCAAGGCAGTTTGAAGAATCTGATAGCGTAGGTTCTGGTTTCATAATAAGTAAGGAAGGTTATATAGTAACAAATTATCACGTCGTAAAAGGTGCAAAGAAAATAACAGTTACCATGCTTAGTGGTGATGTGTACGAAGCACAATACATTGGTGGCGATGAAGAACTTGATATTGCAGTGGTTAAAATTAACGCAAAAAAGGATCTACCAGTAGTGGAGCTTGGTGATTCGGATAAGATTCAAATAGGTGAATGGGCGATAGCAATTGGTAATCCACTCGGATTTCAACACACTGTGACCGTTGGTGTAATTTCAGCTGTTGGTAGAAAGATACCAAAACCAGATGGAAGTGGGTATTATACAAACCTTCTTCAAACTGATGCTGCGATAAATCCAGGTAACAGCGGAGGACCCTTATTAAATATTTATGGTCAGGTTATAGGTATAAATACTGCAATTATAAACCCATCGCAGGCAATGAATATCGGTTTTGCAATTCCAATAAATACTGCAAAAAGATTCATAAATCAAATAATTGCAACTGGAAAGGTTGAAAAGGCTTATTTAGGAGTCTATGTACAAACTGTTACAGATTCGCTTGCAAAAAGCCTTGGTTTAAAGGTTAACAAAGGTGCTTACGTTGCTCAGGTTGAAAAGGGTTCGCCTGCAGATAAGGCAGGAATCAAAGAGGGAGATGTTATTGTTAGACTTAATGGGATTTACGTAGAAGCTGCTGAAGAACTGACTTCTTTGGTTCGAAACTATACGCCTAACACAAAAGTAAAAGTCACTATCAACAGAAGTGGTAAAGAAATAACGTTAGATGTGACACTTGGAACATTATCAACACAAACTTCTACATCGTCTTCAGCAAAAGAGTTCTTCAATCTAAGAGTTTCAAACATCACAGCCGATGATAGAACTACTTACAAAATTCCTGCAGGTGTAGATGGTGTAATAGTGAAGGAATCAAGAAATTCTTACATTAAAGTTGGAGCTGTAATATGGCGTATTTCTATAAATGGATACGCTTACGATATCAAGGATGTGAGCTCATGGAACAAAGTTGTTGAAAATGTCAATAAAGGAGATTATGTAGGAATATTCTACTATTACAACGGCGTTAGATCTGTCTTTTCATTCAGATATTAG